TGGTCGACGACCTCTGCTGCGGCTTCTTCGCCGTTCATCCGAGCCTCCTGGAGAGTCCACGTTGCAACATGTGCAACGGTCATTGCGTATCGCGCTCAGTGCTGTCTAACATCCGAGCCATCCAGTCGTCCAGTGCCCCAGGGAGCAGACCCCGTGACCGTGCAGCCCACCACAGCCGACACCGACGTCGTCTGCCTCGGCGAGTCCATGGTCACGTTCCTGCCCGCGCGCCCCGGCCGCCTCGCCGACGTGCCGTCCTTCGACCGCGCGATAGGCGGTGCGGAGTCCAATGTCGCGTGTGCCCTGGCGGCGGCGGGACATGCGGCGAAGTGGGTCAGCAGGGTCGGGGCCGACGGCTTCGGGGAGCACCTGGTCGAGGCGATCGGGGCGTACGGCGTGGACGTGAGCGCGGTCGGCCGTGACGCGTCGCGCCCCACCGGCATCTACTTCCGTACGGCGGACGACCGCGAGGCGGCGGACCACGAGGTGCTCTACTACCGGGCGGGCTCGGCGGCGTCGGCGATGTCGCCGCGGACGGTCCCGTACGAGGACCTGCGCGCGGCCCGGATCCTGCACCTGTCGGGGATCACGGCGGCGCTGTCGGACGACTGCCTGGAACTGATGCGGGAGTTGATGACGCGGGGTCCTGGTCGCCCCCTGGTGTCTTTTGACGTGAACTACCGCCCGGGGCTGTGGCGTTCGGGCCAGGGCCCCGAGGTGCTGCTGGAACTGGCGCGGGGTGCGGACCTGGTCTTCGTGGGTGAGGACGAGGCGGAGGGCGCGTGGGGTCTGCATGGCGCAGAGGCGATCCGGGAGGCGCTCCCGGAGCCGGCGACGCTGGTGGTGAAGCGAGGTTCGGCCGGAGCGACGGTGTTCACCCGTACCGGGGCGGACCTCCTCCGGGGCTCCGCCCCGGACCCCGCTCCTCAATCGCCGGAGGGGCTGGATTTTGCCGGTGAGGGCTTGCACGTGCGGGTGCAAACGGCCCGCGCAGAAACGGCCCGCGTGCAAATCCCCGCGAACAATCTGCCGCGCAATGCAAGCGCGCACCAGGCACATTCAGCCCGTCCGGCGATTGAGGACGAGCGGCCGGAGGCCGCGTCAGGGGGTCCGGGGGCAACGCCCCAGGTTTCGGGAAGGGGCGGGGTCGGGGACATGGCTCCGCGCAGCGGCGGCGCAGACCGCGCCCCGGCGCAGACCGGCGTCGCCGAAACCGCCCCCGCCGCGCAGACCCGCGTCACCGACAGCGTCACCGACGTCCCCGCCCTCCGCGTGGACGTCGTCGCCCCCGTCGGTGCCGGCGACGCCTTCGCCGCCGGGTTTCTCTCCGGCACCCTCCGCGGACTCCCCGTACGCGACCGCGTACGCCACGGTCACCTCATGGCCGCCGCCGCCCTCACCACCCCCGCCGACCTCGCCGCCCCGCCCTCCCGCGCCCACGCCGACCGGCTTGTCGCCCTCGACGACGCCGCCTGGGGGACACTTCGTCTCGGCCCCGGCTGGACGACGACCTCGCCGCAGGCCGCCGAGGAGGTACGTACCCCATGAGCCAGACCGTCGACAGGGCGCTCTCGATCCTGCCCCTGCTCGCCCGCGGCCCCGCCGACCTCGGCCAGGTCGCGACGAGCCTGGACGTGCACAAGTCCACCGCCCTGCGCCTGCTGCGCACCCTCCACGAGCACGGCCTCGTCTACCGCCAGCAGGACCAGCGCTACCGCCTGGGCGCCCGCCTGTTCGCCCTCGCGCAGGAGGCCGTCGAGAACCTCGACGTGCGCGAGATCGCCCACCCCCACCTCACCGCCCTCAACGAGCAGGTCGGCCACACGGTCCACCTTGCCGTGTACGAGGAGAACGAGGTCCTCTACATCGACAAGGTGGAGAGCCGCTACCCGGTCCGGATGTACTCGCGCATCGGCAAACCCGTCGCGATCACCGTCGCCGCCGTGGCCAAACTCCTCCTCGCCGACCTCCCCGAGCCCGAGCGGCGCGCCATCGCCGAACGGCTCGACTACCCCACCTACACGGCCCGTTCGACCCCGAACGCGGGCGCCTTCCTCAAGGAGCTCAGCGTCGTACGCGAACAGGGCTGGGCCACCGACCTCGGCGGCCACGAGGAGTCCATCAACTGCATCGGGGCCCCCATCAGGGGCGCCGACGGCCGGGTGGTGGCAGCGATGTCGATGTCGGCGCCGAACGTCGTCGTCACGGCGGAGGAACTCCTCACCCTGCTCCCGCTCGTACGCCGTACCGCGGACGCGATCAGCGGCGAGTACTCCGGCAGGACACCCGCACAGACAACCCCCAACACCCCCAAGGGATCAGTCGCATGACCGAGAAGACCGCTCTCACCCCCTCCACCCACACCGCCCCGCCCGCGAAGTTCTCGCACGGCGTCCGCAAGGGCAATATCCTGCAGGTCGCAGGACAGGTCGGCTTCCTGCCGGCCGTCGAGGGCCAGGCCCCGACCCCCGCGGGCCCGACCCTGCGCGAGCAGACCCTCCAGACCTTCGCCAACGTCAAGGCGATCCTGGAGGAGGGCGGCGCGAGCTGGGACGACGTGATGATGATGCGCGTCTACCTCACGGACACCGCGCACTTCGCCGAGCTCAACGAGATCTACAACGCGTACTTCGAGGAGCAGAACCTGAAGGCCCCGGCCTCGGCCCGCACCACGGTCTACGTCGGTCTCCCCGCCGGCCTGCTCATCGAGATCGACGCGCTGGCCGTACTCGGCTAAAGCAGCCGGCCAGCGTCCACCCGCCCCACCACACGGCGAAACCCGAGTGAGTCTCTTAAACCCGCACCAGCACGCGCACCCCCACGGCACGGCGCCCACCCGCTCCTCTGCGGCGCCGTGCCGTGATCCCCCCATGCCCGAATGCACCACGGAAACAATGGAGTTCACCGCATGATGCTCGCCGCAGCAGCCCCCGCAGTCCCCCCGCCAACCCCGCACAC
The sequence above is drawn from the Streptomyces sp. NBC_01465 genome and encodes:
- a CDS encoding sugar kinase, giving the protein MTVQPTTADTDVVCLGESMVTFLPARPGRLADVPSFDRAIGGAESNVACALAAAGHAAKWVSRVGADGFGEHLVEAIGAYGVDVSAVGRDASRPTGIYFRTADDREAADHEVLYYRAGSAASAMSPRTVPYEDLRAARILHLSGITAALSDDCLELMRELMTRGPGRPLVSFDVNYRPGLWRSGQGPEVLLELARGADLVFVGEDEAEGAWGLHGAEAIREALPEPATLVVKRGSAGATVFTRTGADLLRGSAPDPAPQSPEGLDFAGEGLHVRVQTARAETARVQIPANNLPRNASAHQAHSARPAIEDERPEAASGGPGATPQVSGRGGVGDMAPRSGGADRAPAQTGVAETAPAAQTRVTDSVTDVPALRVDVVAPVGAGDAFAAGFLSGTLRGLPVRDRVRHGHLMAAAALTTPADLAAPPSRAHADRLVALDDAAWGTLRLGPGWTTTSPQAAEEVRTP
- a CDS encoding IclR family transcriptional regulator, with protein sequence MSQTVDRALSILPLLARGPADLGQVATSLDVHKSTALRLLRTLHEHGLVYRQQDQRYRLGARLFALAQEAVENLDVREIAHPHLTALNEQVGHTVHLAVYEENEVLYIDKVESRYPVRMYSRIGKPVAITVAAVAKLLLADLPEPERRAIAERLDYPTYTARSTPNAGAFLKELSVVREQGWATDLGGHEESINCIGAPIRGADGRVVAAMSMSAPNVVVTAEELLTLLPLVRRTADAISGEYSGRTPAQTTPNTPKGSVA
- a CDS encoding RidA family protein → MTEKTALTPSTHTAPPAKFSHGVRKGNILQVAGQVGFLPAVEGQAPTPAGPTLREQTLQTFANVKAILEEGGASWDDVMMMRVYLTDTAHFAELNEIYNAYFEEQNLKAPASARTTVYVGLPAGLLIEIDALAVLG